A genome region from Pan troglodytes isolate AG18354 chromosome 3, NHGRI_mPanTro3-v2.0_pri, whole genome shotgun sequence includes the following:
- the LOC461286 gene encoding UDP-glucuronosyltransferase 2A3-like produces QTKAFITHGGMNGIYEAIYHEVPMVGVPLFGDQLDAIAHMKAKGAAVEINFKTMTSKDLLRVLRTVINDSSYKEDAMRLSRIHHDQPVKPLDQADFWIEFVMCHKGAKHLWSAAYDLSWFQYHSIDVIGFLLACVATAIFLATRCCLFSCQKFNKTRKIEKRE; encoded by the exons CAAACCAAAGCTTTTATCACTCATGGAGGAATGAATGGGATCTATGAAGCTATTTACCATGAGGTCCCTATGGTGGGAGTTCCCCTATTTGGTGATCAGCTTGATGCCATAGCTCACATGAAGGCCAAAGGAGCAGCTGTAGAAATAAACTTCAAAACTATGACAAGCAAAGATTTACTCAGGGTTTTGAGAACAGTCATTAACGATTCCTC TTATAAAGAGGATGCTATGAGATTATCAAGAATTCACCATGATCAACCTGTGAAGCCCCTGGATCAGGCAGACTTCTGGATCGAGTTTGTCATGTGCCACAAAGGAGCCAAGCACCTGTGGTCAGCTGCCTACGACCTCAGCTGGTTCCAGTACCACTCTATAGATGTGATTGGGTTCCTGCTGGCCTGTGTGGCAACTGCTATATTCTTGGCCACAAGATGTTGTTTATTTTCCTgtcaaaaatttaataaaactagaaagataGAAAAGAGGGAATAG